A genomic window from Thermodesulfitimonas autotrophica includes:
- a CDS encoding TIGR02530 family flagellar biosynthesis protein yields MVSRIENQSAVTSGQVAGARGPAGKFQAVLAEKLAQPAGLRLSAHAERRLRERNINLTTDDLVRLGRAMEAAAAKGTRDVLLLYGDLSLIASTTNRTVVTAVTREEGQVFTNIDGAVIVK; encoded by the coding sequence ATGGTCAGCAGGATCGAGAATCAATCTGCGGTGACCTCCGGGCAGGTAGCAGGCGCCCGGGGCCCGGCAGGAAAATTTCAGGCGGTCCTCGCGGAGAAGCTCGCGCAACCGGCCGGCTTACGACTCTCCGCGCATGCCGAGCGGCGCCTGCGGGAAAGAAACATTAACCTCACCACCGATGACCTGGTGCGTCTCGGGCGTGCGATGGAGGCTGCGGCGGCCAAGGGGACGCGGGATGTGCTGCTCCTCTACGGTGACCTTTCGTTGATCGCGAGCACGACAAACCGGACCGTGGTTACGGCAGTCACGCGGGAAGAGGGGCAGGTCTTCACCAATATCGACGGCGCGGTGATCGTTAAGTAA
- the flhB gene encoding flagellar biosynthesis protein FlhB, with the protein MGFFGHGQEKTEPATPKRLQEARRRGQVARSPELSGAVVVLALVCLCYLMRDWFFYTVARFWVEYLANFGRWEVSPANATALLWSVGVFCLQLLAPVFLVALVLAVAVNLAQVGFVFSPQALVPRFERLSITAGLARLFSTRAAFEFLKALLKICAIGGLVAWLVRRDFETLLLLLCASPAKGFGVVVDFTFRLALVAGAAYVVLALLDYLYQRRSYQKEMMMTKAEVKEEYRQTEGDPLIKGWVRRKLRQVLLNRIRQEVPKATVVVTNPTHIAVALKYETGMNAPRVVAKGAGYLAARIRKFAAENGVPVVENPPVARFLYYKVEVGEEIPAALYQAVAEIIALVYRLKKRRAV; encoded by the coding sequence ATGGGATTTTTCGGCCACGGACAGGAAAAGACCGAACCCGCAACCCCAAAACGCTTGCAGGAAGCCCGGCGCAGGGGGCAGGTGGCGCGTTCCCCGGAGCTATCGGGGGCGGTGGTGGTCTTGGCACTGGTCTGCCTCTGCTACCTGATGCGGGACTGGTTTTTCTACACGGTGGCCCGTTTCTGGGTGGAGTACCTTGCAAACTTCGGCCGCTGGGAGGTCAGCCCGGCCAACGCAACGGCGCTTCTCTGGTCGGTCGGGGTTTTTTGCCTGCAGCTCCTGGCTCCGGTCTTCCTGGTCGCGCTGGTGCTGGCGGTGGCGGTCAACCTCGCGCAGGTAGGGTTCGTTTTCTCGCCGCAGGCACTTGTGCCGCGGTTTGAGCGGCTGAGCATTACGGCAGGCCTCGCGCGCCTCTTTTCCACGCGGGCGGCGTTCGAGTTCTTAAAGGCGCTGCTCAAGATCTGTGCGATCGGCGGGCTGGTGGCGTGGCTGGTCCGGCGGGATTTCGAGACGCTGCTCCTTCTGTTGTGTGCTTCACCTGCGAAAGGCTTCGGGGTCGTCGTCGACTTCACCTTCCGCTTGGCTCTGGTGGCTGGTGCGGCATACGTGGTGCTTGCGCTGCTTGATTACCTCTACCAGCGGCGGAGCTACCAGAAAGAAATGATGATGACCAAGGCGGAGGTCAAAGAGGAATACCGCCAGACGGAAGGTGATCCGTTGATTAAGGGCTGGGTGCGGCGCAAGCTCCGCCAGGTGCTCCTTAACCGGATCAGACAGGAAGTTCCGAAAGCGACGGTGGTGGTGACCAACCCGACGCACATCGCGGTAGCCCTAAAATACGAAACCGGGATGAATGCGCCGCGGGTGGTGGCGAAAGGGGCCGGTTATCTCGCGGCGCGGATCAGGAAGTTTGCTGCAGAGAACGGCGTGCCGGTAGTGGAGAACCCGCCGGTGGCCCGCTTTCTTTACTATAAAGTTGAAGTAGGCGAAGAGATTCCGGCGGCCCTTTACCAGGCGGTTGCCGAGATTATCGCGCTTGTTTACCGGTTGAAGAAGCGGCGGGCGGTATAG
- the flgF gene encoding flagellar basal-body rod protein FlgF, producing the protein MLRSLYAGVTGMRNHQLRMDVVANNIANVNTTAFKAMRASFQDNLYQTLKSTSATGVSNVAPLQVGSGINIASIDTVFIQGALQVTGRALDLAIQGNGFFAVKKSLDSDAVYYTREGSFFLNTEGYLVNSQGYYVLDTSGAPIQITDQVASIQVARDGTISYIMLDGTVNTLPNKIGITYVQNPESLLREGQNLYTVSPNTATPSLGEAGTEGRGTIEAGFLEMSNVDLSLEFTNMIITERGYQANARVITTSDEMLRELIDLKR; encoded by the coding sequence ATGCTCCGTTCTTTATACGCAGGCGTAACGGGAATGCGGAACCACCAGCTCCGGATGGATGTGGTGGCGAATAACATTGCGAACGTCAATACTACCGCTTTTAAGGCGATGCGGGCCAGCTTTCAGGATAACCTCTACCAGACGCTGAAGTCTACTTCGGCGACCGGGGTGAGCAATGTGGCCCCGCTGCAGGTAGGAAGCGGGATTAATATCGCCAGCATCGACACGGTCTTCATCCAGGGGGCGCTTCAGGTTACCGGCCGCGCACTCGACTTGGCCATCCAGGGTAACGGCTTCTTCGCCGTAAAAAAGAGCCTTGACAGCGATGCGGTTTACTACACCCGGGAAGGCTCTTTCTTCCTAAATACCGAGGGCTACCTGGTTAATTCCCAGGGGTATTACGTTCTGGATACTTCAGGTGCCCCCATCCAGATTACCGACCAGGTGGCCTCTATTCAAGTGGCGCGGGACGGGACGATCAGCTACATCATGCTTGACGGCACGGTGAATACGTTACCGAACAAAATCGGCATCACGTACGTTCAGAACCCGGAGAGCCTGTTGCGGGAAGGGCAAAACCTTTACACCGTCTCGCCGAACACGGCAACGCCGAGCCTTGGCGAGGCCGGAACCGAGGGACGCGGCACCATCGAGGCCGGCTTCCTCGAAATGTCAAACGTCGATCTGTCGCTCGAGTTTACCAACATGATCATTACCGAGCGCGGTTACCAGGCAAACGCCCGGGTTATCACGACTTCGGACGAGATGTTGCGCGAACTGATTGACCTCAAGCGCTAA
- the flhF gene encoding flagellar biosynthesis protein FlhF, whose protein sequence is MRIKRYLARDMQEAVALIKQDMGPEAIIISCRRVRGRGLWGFFVRQLEVTAALDERRVENAVAQSAVAAGSIGTGGHPPAALSGGNIVAGGQPAPSFSGGAAVTDLALRRELAEVKSVLHRLADSRQGSGTQEKEPLLKWRRVLAEMEVEAEIIDELLAAVEKEVPEGGPEQSEIVEVALLNRITQMVEPCYQNNGAGRVIAFIGPTGVGKTTTLAKLAAQYRLFYQKNIALVTIDTYRIGAVEQLRSYAEIIGVPLEVVLTPQEMRQALESHAQADHILIDTAGRPSKNLEQVLELKTFLEAIPEPRDIYLVLSCNTKYRDLLRVAEDFSRLNYNKLIFTKLDETESPGVVLNLIKHLGLPAVYVTNGQSVPDDIDTLYPKKVAKLVLKGGEQGAGSGA, encoded by the coding sequence ATGAGGATTAAACGCTACCTTGCCCGTGATATGCAAGAGGCGGTAGCCCTTATCAAGCAGGACATGGGGCCGGAAGCGATCATCATCTCCTGTCGCCGGGTTCGGGGACGGGGACTTTGGGGTTTTTTCGTACGCCAGTTAGAGGTAACGGCGGCCCTCGACGAACGGCGGGTTGAAAACGCGGTGGCCCAATCGGCGGTAGCGGCCGGTTCTATCGGGACCGGCGGGCATCCGCCTGCCGCTTTAAGCGGCGGAAACATTGTTGCGGGCGGACAGCCTGCGCCCAGTTTTTCCGGCGGTGCTGCGGTGACTGATCTTGCGCTACGGCGGGAGTTAGCGGAAGTGAAGAGCGTGCTGCATCGTCTGGCCGATAGCCGGCAGGGTTCCGGAACCCAGGAAAAAGAGCCGTTGTTAAAGTGGCGGCGGGTTCTTGCCGAAATGGAAGTTGAAGCCGAAATTATCGACGAATTGCTCGCGGCGGTAGAAAAGGAGGTGCCGGAGGGAGGACCGGAGCAAAGCGAAATTGTCGAGGTAGCACTGCTTAACCGGATTACGCAGATGGTTGAACCGTGCTACCAGAATAACGGGGCGGGGCGGGTGATCGCTTTCATCGGCCCTACCGGTGTTGGCAAGACGACCACCCTGGCCAAATTAGCCGCCCAGTACCGCCTTTTTTACCAGAAAAACATCGCGCTGGTCACCATCGATACTTACCGCATCGGGGCGGTAGAACAGCTCAGGTCCTACGCGGAAATCATCGGCGTGCCCCTAGAGGTGGTGTTGACACCTCAGGAGATGCGGCAGGCCTTAGAGAGTCATGCGCAGGCCGACCATATCCTTATCGATACGGCAGGGCGACCTTCAAAGAATCTCGAGCAGGTTCTGGAACTGAAAACCTTTCTGGAAGCGATCCCCGAACCGCGGGATATCTACCTGGTCCTGAGTTGCAACACGAAGTACCGGGACCTGCTACGGGTGGCGGAGGATTTTAGCCGGCTTAACTATAACAAGCTGATCTTTACGAAGCTTGACGAGACGGAAAGCCCGGGTGTGGTCCTTAACCTGATAAAGCATTTGGGGCTTCCGGCTGTTTACGTAACTAACGGGCAGAGTGTCCCGGACGATATCGATACGCTTTACCCGAAAAAGGTAGCGAAGCTGGTGCTGAAGGGAGGGGAGCAGGGTGCT
- a CDS encoding flagellar biosynthetic protein FliQ, translated as MSQTLAVNMVNQALLLVLVIAGPVLLVSMLVGFVISILQATTQIQDQMISFVPKILAVFLTLIVFFPLFIRLMIDFTNRVFGQFPAIMQ; from the coding sequence ATGTCGCAGACTCTTGCCGTCAATATGGTTAACCAGGCGCTCTTGCTGGTCCTCGTGATCGCGGGGCCTGTTCTCCTGGTAAGCATGCTGGTTGGCTTTGTGATCAGTATTTTGCAGGCCACCACGCAGATCCAGGACCAGATGATCTCCTTTGTGCCGAAGATTTTAGCCGTTTTCCTGACTTTAATTGTCTTTTTCCCTTTGTTTATCCGGCTGATGATCGATTTTACCAACAGGGTTTTCGGCCAGTTTCCGGCCATAATGCAGTGA
- the flhA gene encoding flagellar biosynthesis protein FlhA, with amino-acid sequence MPGGTAGAGTLKRYGDLIIAGLVIGIVLLIVIPVPPAMLDILLVVSLGVSLLVLLITLFTMDVLEFSSFPTLLLILTLYRLALNISSTRLILGQAAAGKVIAAFGSFVVGGSYIVGFIVFLIITVIQFVVITNGANRVAEVAARFTLDAMPGKQMAIDGDFNAGLITEAEAKERRRRLQREADFFGAMDGATKFIRGDAIAGLVITGINIIGGLVIGLVIMRMGLLDALRTYTMLTIGDGLVTQIPALLVSTATGVLVTRSSAAASFGREISRQMSSYPRVLFVAAAIFGVLGLVPAMPNLLFLSMAGATGFLGYSLVQEEKRRKLEEQETQTRRVKETRREPENVLTYFQVDPLEIEIGYSLVPLTQEEQGGDLLTRVAAVRRQCAAELGIYVRPIRIRDNLQLKPNAYVFRLRGVEAARGELMPGYYLAMNPAGGEAKIKGIPTREPAFGLEAWWITAVEKEAAEKAGYTVVDATAVLATHLSEFIKRNAAELLGRQETKELLDTVKEKNAALIDELVPGLLSLGEVQKVLQNLLRERVPIRDLVGILEAVADAAVLSRDPSFLTERARAALARTITQQYAVDGRLSVLTVHPRLEQLLVEAAEKAEGGYPVLEPRKVQRIVERVKEAVEKIARQGMLPVILCSPGARLPLRRLTERQFPHLAVLSLNEIWPDVEVEAVGTVMWDED; translated from the coding sequence ATGCCGGGCGGTACAGCAGGAGCGGGAACCTTGAAGCGCTACGGTGACCTGATTATCGCCGGTCTGGTCATCGGGATTGTCCTGCTGATTGTCATTCCGGTACCGCCAGCAATGCTTGATATTCTGCTGGTGGTGAGCCTTGGCGTGTCCCTGCTGGTGCTCCTCATCACCCTTTTTACCATGGATGTCCTGGAGTTTTCGTCTTTCCCGACGCTGCTGCTGATCCTCACGCTTTACCGCCTGGCACTTAATATCTCTTCCACCCGGCTCATTCTCGGGCAGGCGGCGGCCGGAAAGGTAATCGCTGCCTTCGGGAGCTTTGTAGTGGGTGGCAGTTACATTGTCGGTTTCATTGTCTTTCTCATCATCACGGTCATCCAGTTTGTGGTGATTACGAACGGCGCCAACCGCGTGGCCGAGGTGGCCGCCCGCTTCACGCTCGACGCCATGCCGGGCAAACAGATGGCCATTGACGGCGATTTCAACGCGGGTCTCATTACCGAGGCGGAGGCCAAAGAGCGGCGCCGGCGGCTCCAGCGGGAGGCGGATTTCTTCGGCGCCATGGACGGCGCTACCAAGTTCATCCGCGGCGACGCGATTGCCGGCTTGGTCATTACCGGAATCAACATCATCGGTGGTTTGGTTATCGGCCTGGTGATCATGCGGATGGGATTGCTCGACGCCCTGCGGACCTACACGATGCTGACGATCGGCGATGGTCTTGTCACCCAGATCCCAGCGCTCCTCGTTTCGACGGCGACCGGCGTGCTGGTGACGCGCTCGAGTGCCGCGGCGAGCTTCGGGCGGGAGATTTCGCGGCAAATGAGTTCCTACCCGCGGGTGCTTTTTGTGGCCGCGGCCATTTTTGGGGTGTTAGGCCTGGTGCCGGCGATGCCGAACCTTCTCTTTCTGAGTATGGCGGGGGCCACAGGGTTCTTGGGGTACAGTCTGGTGCAGGAAGAGAAGCGGCGCAAGTTGGAAGAGCAAGAAACGCAGACCCGCCGCGTGAAAGAGACCCGGCGCGAACCCGAGAATGTGCTTACCTATTTTCAGGTCGACCCGCTCGAGATCGAAATCGGCTACAGCCTGGTGCCCCTCACCCAGGAGGAACAGGGCGGCGATCTCCTGACGCGGGTCGCCGCTGTGCGCCGCCAGTGCGCGGCCGAACTCGGGATTTACGTGCGGCCGATTCGGATTCGGGACAACCTGCAGCTCAAACCCAACGCCTACGTTTTCCGGTTGCGGGGAGTGGAAGCGGCGCGCGGGGAGCTAATGCCCGGCTACTACCTGGCGATGAATCCTGCCGGCGGCGAAGCGAAGATTAAGGGCATACCGACCCGTGAGCCGGCCTTCGGGCTCGAAGCTTGGTGGATAACGGCGGTCGAGAAAGAGGCTGCGGAGAAGGCCGGCTATACCGTGGTGGACGCTACGGCGGTGCTGGCTACCCATCTTTCGGAGTTTATCAAGCGCAATGCGGCAGAGCTGCTCGGCCGCCAGGAAACTAAGGAGCTGCTCGATACCGTAAAGGAGAAAAATGCCGCTCTGATCGACGAGCTGGTGCCCGGTCTGTTGAGCCTGGGCGAGGTCCAGAAGGTGCTGCAGAATCTCCTGCGGGAGCGGGTGCCCATCCGGGACCTCGTGGGCATTCTCGAGGCGGTAGCGGATGCCGCGGTTTTAAGCCGGGACCCGAGCTTCCTGACGGAACGGGCCCGCGCTGCGCTGGCGCGGACGATCACCCAGCAGTACGCGGTAGACGGACGCCTCTCGGTGCTTACGGTTCACCCGCGCCTGGAACAGCTCCTGGTGGAAGCCGCGGAGAAGGCAGAGGGCGGTTACCCGGTGCTCGAACCGCGTAAGGTCCAGCGGATCGTGGAAAGGGTGAAGGAAGCGGTGGAAAAGATCGCCCGTCAGGGGATGCTGCCCGTCATTCTCTGTTCGCCTGGAGCACGCCTCCCCTTGCGGCGGCTGACGGAGCGCCAGTTTCCGCATTTAGCGGTCCTATCGCTTAACGAGATCTGGCCGGACGTGGAGGTTGAGGCCGTGGGGACGGTGATGTGGGATGAGGATTAA
- a CDS encoding flagellar basal body-associated FliL family protein: MAKKKAAPEGEGTHRKGGKKKLIIIIVVAVLILAAGAAAAKMFLFKKIPASPEQARAAKETKETKLETLQLDSIVVNLADQDASHYLRITLVLAFPGGEEVKKKLEEKKFAFRDRIIQLLRKKHYAEVIAPDYTEKLKKEILNALEQSEGGQLEISDLYITEYLVQ; the protein is encoded by the coding sequence TTGGCCAAAAAGAAGGCCGCTCCGGAAGGCGAAGGGACGCATAGGAAGGGCGGCAAAAAGAAGCTTATCATTATCATCGTGGTAGCGGTGCTTATCTTGGCCGCGGGTGCGGCCGCGGCCAAGATGTTTCTCTTTAAAAAAATACCGGCATCTCCGGAACAGGCTCGCGCGGCAAAGGAGACCAAAGAAACAAAGTTAGAAACGCTGCAACTCGATAGCATCGTGGTCAATCTGGCCGACCAGGACGCAAGCCATTACCTCCGGATCACGCTGGTCCTGGCCTTCCCCGGTGGTGAAGAGGTGAAAAAGAAGCTGGAAGAAAAGAAGTTTGCGTTCCGCGACCGTATCATTCAGTTGCTCCGCAAAAAGCACTATGCCGAAGTGATCGCCCCGGACTATACCGAAAAACTCAAAAAGGAAATTTTGAACGCCCTCGAGCAGAGCGAGGGGGGGCAGTTAGAGATCAGCGACCTCTACATCACCGAGTATTTAGTGCAGTAG
- the fliP gene encoding flagellar type III secretion system pore protein FliP (The bacterial flagellar biogenesis protein FliP forms a type III secretion system (T3SS)-type pore required for flagellar assembly.), with translation MNLSVGQATTPQQVVDSVKLLLLLTVLALVPAFLVMMTSFTRIVIVLSFLRNALGTHQTPPNQVLIGLALFLTAFIMAPVYNQINREAIQPFLNNQINQEEAQKRGAGPLREFMLKQTREKDLALFIRLSGTPQPRNRKELPLTVVVPAFITSELKTAFTMGFLLYLPFLVIDMAVASILMSMGMFMLPPVMISLPFKLLLFVLVDGWYLVVKSLVESFR, from the coding sequence GTGAATCTTTCCGTGGGCCAGGCTACCACGCCACAGCAGGTTGTGGATAGCGTCAAGCTCCTCCTCCTTTTGACGGTTCTGGCTCTGGTGCCGGCTTTTTTGGTCATGATGACCTCCTTCACCCGGATCGTCATCGTGCTTTCTTTCCTGCGCAACGCGCTCGGGACGCACCAGACGCCGCCAAACCAGGTACTGATCGGGCTGGCGCTTTTTCTCACGGCGTTTATCATGGCGCCTGTTTACAACCAGATAAACCGGGAAGCGATTCAGCCCTTTCTGAACAACCAGATCAACCAGGAGGAGGCGCAGAAGCGGGGGGCCGGGCCGCTGCGGGAATTTATGCTCAAGCAGACCCGGGAGAAAGACCTGGCTCTTTTCATCAGGCTTTCGGGGACGCCACAACCGCGCAACCGTAAGGAATTGCCCCTGACGGTGGTGGTTCCGGCCTTCATCACCAGCGAATTGAAAACGGCCTTTACGATGGGCTTCTTGCTATACCTGCCCTTTTTAGTGATCGATATGGCGGTGGCCAGTATCCTGATGTCGATGGGCATGTTTATGCTGCCGCCGGTAATGATTTCGCTGCCCTTTAAGCTCCTGCTTTTTGTGCTGGTGGACGGCTGGTACCTGGTGGTCAAATCGCTGGTGGAGAGTTTCCGTTAA
- a CDS encoding FliM/FliN family flagellar motor switch protein → MMTEEEIRRFLANLDREATAPVTKVQFPPLEGGPARGLTVKTGIRFLEEVKVDLVVQLGEATMKVRELLDLKEGSVIELDRAAGDAADLVVNNQKFGLGEVIVLNDMFAVRVSAIHSPRGGQADAMAGEGGANEQ, encoded by the coding sequence ATGATGACGGAAGAAGAAATCCGGCGGTTTCTCGCGAATCTGGACCGCGAGGCAACCGCGCCGGTAACGAAGGTCCAGTTCCCGCCTCTTGAGGGTGGGCCCGCGCGCGGGTTGACGGTAAAAACGGGCATCCGCTTCTTAGAAGAGGTGAAAGTGGATCTGGTCGTCCAACTCGGCGAGGCTACGATGAAGGTCCGGGAGCTGCTGGATCTAAAAGAAGGCTCGGTGATCGAGCTAGACCGGGCGGCGGGGGATGCTGCTGACCTGGTGGTAAATAACCAGAAATTTGGGCTAGGCGAGGTTATTGTGCTTAACGATATGTTTGCCGTTCGGGTGAGTGCTATCCATTCACCGCGCGGGGGACAGGCCGACGCTATGGCCGGCGAGGGTGGAGCCAATGAGCAGTGA
- the fliO gene encoding flagellar biosynthetic protein FliO, with amino-acid sequence MSSDLFWAVVRLLICLPIILALMYIVLRYGLSHRLLPVRSGRHIRVIEQVPLGPKTIISLVKVGERCYLLGHGEGTVAVLREVEGTFPEEPEPGSPGFDQVIAMKIRQAMRRR; translated from the coding sequence ATGAGCAGTGACCTTTTCTGGGCGGTGGTGCGGCTTTTAATTTGTCTGCCCATAATCCTGGCGCTGATGTATATTGTGCTGCGTTACGGGCTTTCCCACCGTCTTTTACCGGTGAGATCAGGCCGGCACATCAGGGTTATCGAACAGGTTCCCCTGGGGCCAAAGACGATCATCAGCCTGGTGAAAGTGGGCGAGAGGTGTTACCTCTTGGGACACGGGGAGGGAACCGTGGCCGTTCTGCGGGAGGTTGAGGGAACCTTTCCGGAGGAGCCGGAGCCGGGAAGCCCGGGATTCGACCAGGTTATCGCCATGAAAATTCGCCAGGCAATGCGGCGCCGTTAA
- the fliR gene encoding flagellar biosynthetic protein FliR, whose product MLDFTFLAAFLLVFARISGFIAVFPLFALTGVPALLRLGLALILALIVTPVAGKGFAAPAAAGYVFALANEVLFGLATGLTAALVFYALRMAGQLMGIQIGFAVAELLDPAGIQNNVVAEFVFLLGVIFFFSVDGHHAVIAALVRSFEMVPLTTGAVKSSVVPYVARLIGGMFSTALQLAAPVLAVMVVVDLALGLMVRMVPQINVFMLGFPLKVAAGLLILAGLLPVLGVVLRQLFDRMVADILVLVRGLA is encoded by the coding sequence TTGCTGGATTTTACTTTCCTGGCGGCGTTTCTGCTGGTATTCGCCCGCATTAGCGGCTTTATAGCTGTCTTCCCCCTCTTTGCCCTGACGGGGGTGCCAGCACTGCTCCGGCTTGGCCTGGCTTTAATCCTGGCGCTGATTGTAACCCCGGTGGCGGGGAAGGGTTTTGCCGCGCCGGCGGCAGCGGGCTACGTTTTCGCCCTGGCCAACGAGGTCCTTTTCGGTCTGGCCACCGGCCTTACCGCGGCGCTGGTCTTTTACGCGCTGCGGATGGCCGGACAGCTGATGGGCATCCAGATCGGTTTTGCCGTGGCGGAGCTCCTGGATCCGGCGGGGATTCAAAATAACGTAGTGGCGGAGTTTGTTTTTCTCCTGGGGGTAATCTTCTTTTTTAGCGTTGACGGCCATCACGCGGTTATCGCTGCTCTGGTGCGGAGTTTTGAAATGGTTCCGTTAACCACCGGGGCCGTTAAAAGCAGCGTGGTTCCTTATGTTGCGCGCTTGATTGGCGGGATGTTCAGCACGGCACTTCAGCTCGCGGCGCCGGTGCTGGCCGTCATGGTGGTTGTGGACCTCGCTTTAGGACTTATGGTCCGGATGGTGCCGCAGATCAACGTCTTCATGCTCGGTTTTCCGCTAAAAGTTGCCGCGGGCCTACTGATCCTGGCCGGACTTTTGCCGGTTTTGGGCGTGGTTTTACGGCAACTCTTTGACCGGATGGTGGCGGACATACTGGTGTTGGTGCGGGGGCTTGCGTAA